A genomic stretch from Aedes albopictus strain Foshan chromosome 2, AalbF5, whole genome shotgun sequence includes:
- the LOC109622566 gene encoding signal recognition particle 9 kDa protein, whose product MVFAKSWEDFEIAAENMYIANPCQCRFTLKYTHQKTAVVLKLTDNAKCVQFKTEVLSDLKRIEKFTGNLMWLMASKEQ is encoded by the coding sequence ATGGTATTCGCCAAGTCGTGGGAAGACTTCGAGATCGCCGCCGAGAACATGTACATTGCCAACCCGTGCCAGTGTCGGTTCACACTGAAGTACACCCACCAGAAGACGGCCGTCGTCCTGAAGCTGACCGACAACGCCAAGTGCGTCCAGTTCAAAACCGAGGTGCTGTCCGATCTGAAGAGAATAGAGAAGTTCACCGGCAATCTGATGTGGCTGATGGCGTCCAAGGAACAGTGA